From the Chiloscyllium plagiosum isolate BGI_BamShark_2017 chromosome 16, ASM401019v2, whole genome shotgun sequence genome, one window contains:
- the sdhaf2 gene encoding succinate dehydrogenase assembly factor 2, mitochondrial isoform X2 produces MSLVHSVLNLSRQSVIRAILGACSVRAYRGDIPDDEMKDIFQILLPPWEERTNEPLDTKRARLLYESRKRGMLENCIILSFFAKKYLNKMTENQLSLYDKLINQPSNDWDIYYWITETKPTPPEFDNEVMTLLKEFTKNRNMEHRIGQPALDYLFEKKN; encoded by the exons ATGTCGTTGGTGCACAGT GTTCTTAACCTGTCCAGACAGAGTGTTATCCGTGCCATACTTGGTGCTTGTTCTGTCCGAGCATATCGTGGAGATATTCCTGATGATGAAATGAAAGACATCTTTCAGATACTGCTGCCTCCATGGGAAGAACGAACCAACGAACCACTAGATACAAAGCGAGCACGCCTCCTCTATGAGAGCCGCAAGCGGGGAATGCTAGAGAACTGCATCATACTGAG tttctttgccaaaaaatatctgaacaaaatgaCAGAGAACCAGTTGAGCTTGTACGATAAACTGATAAATCAACCGAGCAATGACTGGGACATTTACTATTGGATAACTG AAACCAAGCCAACTCCTCCAGAATTTGATAATGAAGTAatgactttgctgaaggagttcACTAAAAATCGCAACATGGAACACAGGATAGGGCAGCCTGCTCTTGATTATCTCTTtgagaagaaaaattaa
- the sdhaf2 gene encoding succinate dehydrogenase assembly factor 2, mitochondrial isoform X1: MVIVVSLKILKIRFYFFGKSYAIKVVREFRSSLFSSSSSHSPTIPEVSLVNPCCFLSMVLNLSRQSVIRAILGACSVRAYRGDIPDDEMKDIFQILLPPWEERTNEPLDTKRARLLYESRKRGMLENCIILSFFAKKYLNKMTENQLSLYDKLINQPSNDWDIYYWITETKPTPPEFDNEVMTLLKEFTKNRNMEHRIGQPALDYLFEKKN, translated from the exons ATGGTTATCGTTGTTTCATTAAAAATCTTGAaaataagattttatttttttgGTAAGAGTTATGCAATCAAGGTGGTCAG AGAATTCAGATCCAGCCTCTTCAGTTCCTCCTCATCGCacagtcccaccattccagaagTCAGTTTAGTGAACCCCTGCTGCTTTCTCTCAatg GTTCTTAACCTGTCCAGACAGAGTGTTATCCGTGCCATACTTGGTGCTTGTTCTGTCCGAGCATATCGTGGAGATATTCCTGATGATGAAATGAAAGACATCTTTCAGATACTGCTGCCTCCATGGGAAGAACGAACCAACGAACCACTAGATACAAAGCGAGCACGCCTCCTCTATGAGAGCCGCAAGCGGGGAATGCTAGAGAACTGCATCATACTGAG tttctttgccaaaaaatatctgaacaaaatgaCAGAGAACCAGTTGAGCTTGTACGATAAACTGATAAATCAACCGAGCAATGACTGGGACATTTACTATTGGATAACTG AAACCAAGCCAACTCCTCCAGAATTTGATAATGAAGTAatgactttgctgaaggagttcACTAAAAATCGCAACATGGAACACAGGATAGGGCAGCCTGCTCTTGATTATCTCTTtgagaagaaaaattaa
- the sdhaf2 gene encoding succinate dehydrogenase assembly factor 2, mitochondrial isoform X3 yields MVLNLSRQSVIRAILGACSVRAYRGDIPDDEMKDIFQILLPPWEERTNEPLDTKRARLLYESRKRGMLENCIILSFFAKKYLNKMTENQLSLYDKLINQPSNDWDIYYWITETKPTPPEFDNEVMTLLKEFTKNRNMEHRIGQPALDYLFEKKN; encoded by the exons atg GTTCTTAACCTGTCCAGACAGAGTGTTATCCGTGCCATACTTGGTGCTTGTTCTGTCCGAGCATATCGTGGAGATATTCCTGATGATGAAATGAAAGACATCTTTCAGATACTGCTGCCTCCATGGGAAGAACGAACCAACGAACCACTAGATACAAAGCGAGCACGCCTCCTCTATGAGAGCCGCAAGCGGGGAATGCTAGAGAACTGCATCATACTGAG tttctttgccaaaaaatatctgaacaaaatgaCAGAGAACCAGTTGAGCTTGTACGATAAACTGATAAATCAACCGAGCAATGACTGGGACATTTACTATTGGATAACTG AAACCAAGCCAACTCCTCCAGAATTTGATAATGAAGTAatgactttgctgaaggagttcACTAAAAATCGCAACATGGAACACAGGATAGGGCAGCCTGCTCTTGATTATCTCTTtgagaagaaaaattaa
- the LOC122557888 gene encoding transmembrane protein 80-like isoform X3 translates to MVLRKVKSAAVLSSIPLQVVFYFNVFYYSFYFLATLLMIIYKSQVFSFPDGYLAVDLSLLILMLILEVIRLYFGFKGNLTEEEVPIVTSLVLTIGNVMLSLYYLLWQTYVLKADVIINALLLVTYGLEGILAIIAVSALTRLYT, encoded by the exons tGAAATCAGCTGCTGTT CTTTCCTCCATCCCTCTCCAGGTGGTTTTCTACTTCAATGTGTTTTattattctttttattttctcGCCACATTGCTAATGATTATCTACAAAA gtcaggtATTCAGTTTTCCAGATGGTTACCTGGCTGTTGATCTGAGTCTTCTGATTCTCATGTTAATTCTGGAAGTGATAAGGCTATACTTTG GTTTTAAAGGTAACCTGACTGAAGAAGAGGTTCCGATTGTTACTAGCCTGGTCCTGACGATTGGAAATGTGATGCTTTCTCTGTACTACTTGTTGTGGCAGACCTATGTGCTGAAAGCAGATGTAATAATAAATGCACTTCTCCTGGTAACCTATGGATTGGAGGGGATTTTGGCCATAATTGCTGTTTCAGCTCTTACCAG GCTCTACACATGA